From a single Bryobacter aggregatus MPL3 genomic region:
- a CDS encoding IS630 family transposase, protein MGNPRGVARDFDALEVRRMRALALMRESFNNSQIGHELMVANQTVSRWRKEYSEGGRKALEQAGRAGRKPLLADKQAKLLTNKLLAGPEKLGYETPLWTCQRVADLIEQEFQIRYHPGHVWRILRALGWSPQRPVGRALERDEKAIREWKQVTWPNAKKKPRKKAAPLSSLTKAD, encoded by the coding sequence ATGGGAAACCCGCGTGGAGTGGCTCGCGATTTCGATGCCTTGGAAGTGCGGAGGATGAGAGCACTGGCATTGATGCGAGAGAGTTTCAACAACAGTCAGATCGGCCATGAGTTAATGGTCGCCAACCAGACGGTGAGCCGCTGGCGCAAGGAATATAGCGAAGGTGGCAGGAAGGCTCTCGAGCAGGCTGGACGCGCTGGCCGGAAGCCTTTGCTGGCGGACAAACAGGCAAAGCTTCTGACGAACAAGTTGCTGGCGGGGCCGGAAAAACTCGGCTATGAAACGCCGTTGTGGACCTGCCAGCGGGTAGCCGATTTGATCGAGCAGGAATTTCAGATTCGCTACCATCCGGGCCACGTCTGGCGCATTCTGCGCGCCTTGGGCTGGAGTCCTCAACGGCCAGTGGGACGTGCGCTCGAACGCGATGAGAAGGCCATTCGCGAGTGGAAACAGGTGACTTGGCCCAACGCTAAAAAAAAGCCCAGGAAGAAGGCCGCACCATTGTCTTCATTGACGAAAGCGGACTAA
- a CDS encoding IS630 family transposase, whose translation MVFIDESGLTQKPHRCRTWAPRGQTPILFHHFNWKNLSLIAGLSRWNLHFEMFSETIKSPHIVIFLGKLLRVIPGKILIVWDGLAAHRSKFVQDFIASCDGRIQTLRLPAYAPELNPVEYIWAHLKQHELPNICAKDLWQLGEMARTKLKRMRRRKHLLVACWKQSSLCF comes from the coding sequence ATTGTCTTCATTGACGAAAGCGGACTAACGCAGAAGCCTCATCGATGCCGCACCTGGGCTCCGCGCGGCCAGACACCTATTCTGTTCCATCACTTCAACTGGAAGAACCTCTCGCTCATCGCAGGACTGAGCCGCTGGAATCTTCACTTTGAAATGTTCAGCGAAACGATCAAGAGTCCGCACATTGTGATCTTCCTCGGAAAACTACTTCGGGTCATCCCAGGCAAGATCCTGATCGTATGGGACGGACTGGCTGCTCATCGCAGCAAGTTCGTTCAGGATTTCATCGCAAGTTGTGATGGCCGCATCCAGACTCTTCGGCTTCCAGCTTACGCTCCCGAACTGAATCCCGTCGAATATATCTGGGCTCATCTCAAGCAGCACGAACTCCCGAATATCTGCGCCAAAGATCTCTGGCAACTCGGTGAAATGGCCAGAACTAAACTCAAGCGCATGCGCCGAAGAAAGCATCTACTCGTTGCTTGCTGGAAGCAGTCTTCTCTATGCTTCTGA